TCGGAAGATATTAGGTGGTGTCAAGGGTGTGAAATTTATGAATTTTGATGAACATGATGTCATCCGCCATCCTTTGGTAGGCCGGATTGTTCGGGCCTATGACGTTCATGAAGCGAGTGGGAAGTAATTCCATGGGCAGCGCGGTCAGGATTGTCAGCAAAGTAAGGCTCGATCCTCAATTTCCCTTATCCAAACGGGAATTGGAGACATTGTCGGCTATTCTTCTTGAGTCTCTTGGGCTGGAAGGAAGAACATTCTCCCTGACACTGGTTGATGATCGTGAAATCGCTCTGGTGAATGCGGAGTTTCTTGGTTGTACGGGGCCGACCAACATCCTCAGCTTTCCTGATGCAGGGGAGGAAGGCGTGGAAATGGTTGTTGCAGATGAAGACGGCAGTTCCCTTGGGGAACTCGTGTTGTCCGTTGATACTTTGGCGCGTGAGACCCAATTGTACGGTCAGCAACCACTGGAACATCTGGCGCGATTACTGGCGCATGGATTACTGCATCTCGCAGGTTTTGATCATAGCGATGAAATGTTTGACCTGACTGATGGAGCGGTAGACCGAGTGCTGCTTGAATACGGCGAAATGGATAGTGGAGAATAAGTATGGCGAAAGTGAAGCATCTACGCGGGAAGGAACTCTACCAACTTGTTTTTTACGGGGTAATTCTTGTCGTGGCGGCTGTTGGAACTTTGGCCTATTGGGGGGTGAGGGAAATTCGCCGTGATGCGGCCATGGTTGCTGTGGAAAGCTCGGCTCGGGGGTTGTCCGGTGCTGTTACGGTTTTGCTCAATGCCGTCAGGAATTCAAACGATGAAATCAGTGACGGGACATTTTCCAGTCTCAAGCCTCAGACTTTGCGCAAGGAATTTCGTGATTTGTTTTCCAAGCACTCGACAGTAAAAGCGATTCTGGTCAGTGACGGGCAAGGGTTGAAGTACATGCTTGCAAGACGCGGTATGGGAATCGTGGAGGGTGTACCCGGTGAGGACAATCATTCGTCGATGAAATGGACCATGTTCAAAGGTGATGGGACAATCGACACCGCTTTCAACGGGTGGGCTTTGGATAGAGCCTCGGTAGATCGTGTATTGTCTGACGAATTTTCCTATCTTAAACCAGGAGAGGTTAACTGGCGAAGTGCCAGTCGTGCTTTTAATGCTCGAGAATCTTTGGTGTCGGCGTCTTCGCTGATGGAGACCGTGCAGGGAAGAAAGGTCATGGTTTCTTTTGCATTCCCAGTCTCTGGTGTGGTCTCTCAACTGGGTGGCGCAGAAAGAGGCGGAGCAGAACGAGTTTTCTTATACTGGAACAATGGAACAGCGTTGCCTGTAACAGGGCTGGGAGCCGGAGAAACAGGAAGCAACCCTACAAGCAGGGCTCTTGCTGCTACAGAGATTACTGATTCTGTTATTTCCAAAGCCGTTTCCGGATTGGCTGCCGTTGGTGACGTGCCGAGGACACCGTTCCCGTTTACTGTCGAAGGTGAAGTCTGGTGGACTTACGCGTTACCGCTTTCAATCTTTGGTGACACCATGTCTTTGGGTGTGGCTGTGCCCCGGCGGAACGTGGTCTCTACGCTGACCAGTGACACTTTTCTGCAGGCGGGAGCGACCATATTGATTGTCGCCGCGGCTTTGATACTGTTCATATTGCATCGGAATCGCAGTCGCATTGAAGCCCTTGGTTTGCGGCGGGAGGCCGCTGAAAACGATGATGATGTGCTTGCCTTGATCGCATCGGGTGAAAATGGACGTTTGGAATTCAAGCAGACACTCAGATTCAATCTCAAGTCAGAAAAGAACGGACGTGAAATAGAACACGCCAGCCTGAAAACCGTCTCCGCCTTCATGAATTCGGATGGTGGAACATTATTGATTGGAGTGGCAGATGATGGGACTGTCACCGGGTTTGCAGAAGATCAGTTCGGGACTGGGGACCATGCTCTTCTTCATTTCAATAATTTGGTCAATCAACATATTGGCCCGGAGTTTTCGCGATATATTGATGCGGCGATCATCCCTGTTCATGGGCAGGATGTCTTGCGTATTCATTGCATCCCGGCTCCGGTTCCGGCCGTTCTGGATATGAAGAAGGGTGAAGAGTTTTATGTTAGAAGTGGACCGGCCAGTCGTAGTTTGAGTCTGAGTCAGTTTTACGAGTGGCTTAAAGATCATTAGAACTCTCTGTTCTTTTTGATAAAAGATTTTTGACTGATCTGCTGTTCGTTTTGTCTCATTTGCGTGCTATTGGTACAAAAGAGTAAAAAAGGATTGTTAAGAGTTCCGTTCTCGGCGAATTGGTTCCCCATGACTGCCTCATGGGATTCAACATGCTTGCATTTCGTGGGCAGGTGTATTCGGAACTGGTTTTTCAGGCCGACAGCATAGGCCGGAAGCCTTGGCGCACTTCGTTTTTACCGTTTTTCCTTCTTCCAAATTCCTTTACATTCATAATAATATGGGACACACTCCTGCTCTTTCCCTATTAATGGCAATCGAGATGGAGAAAACGTACGATGCCCAAACATTTTTTGACCATTCTGGACATCCCTAAGGATGAGGCCAAGCAAGTTCTGCTCAGAGCCAAGGAGATGAAGGACAATAAAGTCCGCACCGATCTCCTGGCTGGCAAGACTCTGCTTCTGATTTTTGAGAAAGCATCCACCCGGACCCGAGTGTCTTTTGAGGTGGGCGTGCGCCAGCTCGGCGGAGATCCGGTATTTATTACCTCCAAGGATTCCCAGCTGGGTCGCAGTGAACCGCTCAAGGATACCGCACGGGTTCTGTCCCGATATGCGGATGGTCTCATCGTGCGAACATTCGGCCAGGAAAAGTTGGAAACCCTGGTCGAATACGGTGATATCCCGGTGGTCAATGCCCTGACAGATGAGTACCATCCCTGTCAGATCATGGCCGACATGCTGACCATGTATGAGCGCACTCCGAATCTGGAAGAGATCAAGGTCGCTTGGGTTGGTGATGGTAATAATATGGCACATTCCTTCATCAACGGTGCTGTTACTTTCGGATACACTTTAGCGCTGGCGTGTCCTGAGGGGTACGAGCCTGATAAGGGTATCGTAGAAAATGCAGAAAGGCTGGGGGCAAAGATCATCATGACCCGTGACCCCGCCGAGGCTGTGCGCGGTGCGCATTACGTCAATACAGACGTTTGGGCATCCATGGGGCAGGAAGAAGAGCAGAAGAAGCGCGAAGTCGCATTTGCCGGTTTCGAGGTCAATGCGGCCCTGATGGCCGGAGCTGCTGATAATGCCAAGTTCATGCATTGTCTGCCTGTTCATCGGGGCGAAGAAGTTTCGGAAGACGTATTTGAAAGTCCGGCCTCCATTGTCTGGGATCAGGCCGAAAACAGATTGCATATGCAGAAAGCCATTCTTGAATGGATATACAAATAGTCGAGATAAGTGAGATATATACCATGAAAAAGATTGATAAAGTAGTTTTGGCCTACTCCGGGGGACTGGACACATCCATCATCCTCAAGTGGATCAAGAACAATTACGATTGCGAAGTTGTGACCATGACCGCAGACCTTGGTCAGGGCGAAGAAATGGACGGCATTGAAGACAAGGCTCTCGCCACCGGCGCAGTCAAGGCCTATGTCGAGGATTTGCGCGAAGAATTTGTGCGTGACTATGTCTTTCCCATGTTCCGTGCAAACGCCTTGTACGAAGGCCGTTACCTGCTTGGTACCGCCATTGCCAGACCGTTGATCTCCAAGCGTATGGTTGAGATTGCCGAGATGGAAGGCGCTCAGGCTGTGTCTCACGGTGCGACCGGAAAGGGTAACGACCAGGTTCGTTTCGAGCTGGCTACTATGGCCCTCAACCCTCGGTTGCAGACCATTGCCCCGTGGCGTGAATGGGAACTCAAGTCTCGTACCGATCTCATGAATTTCGCAAGTGAAAATAATATTTCCATTCCGGTAAGCCGTAAGAAACCGTGGTCCATTGACGCCAACCTGCTGCATACTTCTTTTGAGGGAGGCGAGTTGGAGGATCCGTGGAATGCGCCTGGTCCTGACTGCTACCGTAACATCACGCCGCCGGAGCTTTGTCCGGATGAGCCGGAAGAAATTACTATCGACTTTGAAGCCGGTGATCCTATTGCCATCAATAATGTCAAATATTCACCGGCGGCCCTGCTTGCCAAGCTTAACGAGTTCGGCGGCAAGCACGGTATCGGTCGTGTGGATATGGTCGAAAACCGTTTCGTGGGCATGAAATCCCGTGGCGTGTACGAAACCCCGGGCGGCACCATTTTGGCTGCCGCTCATCGTGACCTTGAAGGGTTGTGCATGGATCGCGAGATGATGCATCTGCGGGATAGCCTCATTCCCAAGTATGCCGAGATGGTGTACTATGGGTACTGGTTCTCGCCTGAGCGTGAAGCGTTGCAGGCCATGATCGACAAGTCCCAGGAGAAAATCACTGGTACAGTGCGGGTCAAATTGTATAAAGGCAACTGCGTGCCTTTAGGTCGCAAGTCTCCTTTCTCACTGTATAATCCTGAATTGGCTACTTTTGAGGAAGATTATATTTACGATCAGGCCGATGCCGAAGGATTCATCAAGCTGGTGGGTCTCAGGCTGAAAGGCCGGATGCAGCAGTCCAAATGGGGCGGCAAAGACTCCGAAGATTCCTGCGAGTAATCTATGGCAGATAAAAAAATGTGGGGCGGGCGGTTCGCAGAAGGAACCGCCGCGTCCATGGAAGCGTACTCGGAGTCAGTATCGTTTGATCGACGCCTCTATGCCGAAGATATTCGGGGTTCTCAGGCCCACGCTCGTGTGCTGGCCAAACAGGGGTTCCTGACCGAAGGCGAGGCCATGGCCATTTGTGACGGTCTGGATCAGGTGAGAGCTGAAATTGAGTCTGGTAATTTTGAGTGGAAGACCGAGATGGAAGATGTGCACATGAACATCGAGTCTCGGCTGACAGATATCATCGGACCGTTGGGCGGCAAGCTGCACACTGCTCGTAGCCGTAACGATCAGGTGGCACTCGACTTCAGGTTGCATGTCGGTGCTCGCCTTGAGGGCTGGCAACAGGCTTTGGCTGCGCTTGTTGACGTTTTCGTAGCGCGTGCCGAGGAACATAGAAACACCATGCTTCCCGGTTGTACACATTTTCAGCCCGCTCAGCCCGTGAGTTTGGCGCATCATCTGCTGGCCTATTGCCAGATGTTCAAGCGTGACTATGAGCGGGTGACCGACTGTCTCAAGCGTGTGCGGGTTATGCCGCTTGGAGCTGCTGCGCTTGCAGGGACGACCCATCCGGTGAATCCGCAGGCTGTTGCAGATGATCTCGGCATACGCGAGATTTTTGCCAACTCCATGGATGCTGTCTCTGATCGTGATTTCGTACTTGAAGCAGTCTTTGCAGGAAGTCTGGTCATGGCGCATCTTTCCCGGATGTGTGAGGAAATCATTATCTGGGCCAATCCGAATTTCGGGTATGTGAAATTGCCGGACCAGTATTCAACGGGTTCGTCCATCATGCCCCAGAAAAAGAATCCTGATGCCTGTGAAATCATGCGCGGCAAGACAGGGCGTGTCGTCGGTTCCCTTATGGGGCTGCTCGTGCTTATCAAGGGCTTGCCCATGACCTACAATCGGGACATGCAAGAGGATAAGGAACCGTTTTTCGACGCAGACAAGACTGTTTCGGCATCGCTTGCCATTATGGCCGATATGTTTAAACAGATCGAATTCGTGCCTGAAAAGATGGCGGCCACCGTGAAGAGGGGCTTCCTCAACGCAACAGAACTGGCTGACTATCTGGCCGCCAAGGGTATGCCGTTCCGCGAGGCGCATCATATCACTGGTGCTGTGGTGGCCCATGCTGAACAGAAAGGCGTTGGCATTGAAGATCTGGAGCTTGCGGAACTTAGGAAATTCTCCGGGGACATCGGTGAGGATGTCTATGATGTCCTGGATTACGCGGCAGCCATTGAAAGGCGAACGTCCCCAGGTGGGACCGGTCCAGAGTCTGTGGCACACCAGATTGATACTTTGAAAGTCTGGCTTGAAACTGTGTGATGGGTGAAATAAAGGGATTTCTTCGCAGTATCTCTTGATTTTTCATGCAGGAGCATTATTCTAGACCCTGCATTGTAGTGACAGCGATAATGAGTCCGTTTTTGTGACGGATTGTATCTGAGACTATACGGAGGAATCTCCTTTGAACAACCATATGAAAAATCTTGTCATTTGGGCTATCATCTTTGTTTTGATGGTTGTCCTTTTCAACCTCTTTAACCAACCGCCTATTCCCAAGGACACGCCGTCATACAGTGAGTTCTTGTCGATGGTAGACAGCGGCAGCGTCGCTGAAGTCAAAATCCAGGGTTCGAAGATCCTTGGCTTGAAAACATCCGGTGAGAAATTCCAGACCTATGCTCCGGACGATCCGAAGATGATCGACACGCTCATTTC
The genomic region above belongs to uncultured Pseudodesulfovibrio sp. and contains:
- the ybeY gene encoding rRNA maturation RNase YbeY, with protein sequence MKRVGSNSMGSAVRIVSKVRLDPQFPLSKRELETLSAILLESLGLEGRTFSLTLVDDREIALVNAEFLGCTGPTNILSFPDAGEEGVEMVVADEDGSSLGELVLSVDTLARETQLYGQQPLEHLARLLAHGLLHLAGFDHSDEMFDLTDGAVDRVLLEYGEMDSGE
- a CDS encoding ATP-binding protein, with product MAKVKHLRGKELYQLVFYGVILVVAAVGTLAYWGVREIRRDAAMVAVESSARGLSGAVTVLLNAVRNSNDEISDGTFSSLKPQTLRKEFRDLFSKHSTVKAILVSDGQGLKYMLARRGMGIVEGVPGEDNHSSMKWTMFKGDGTIDTAFNGWALDRASVDRVLSDEFSYLKPGEVNWRSASRAFNARESLVSASSLMETVQGRKVMVSFAFPVSGVVSQLGGAERGGAERVFLYWNNGTALPVTGLGAGETGSNPTSRALAATEITDSVISKAVSGLAAVGDVPRTPFPFTVEGEVWWTYALPLSIFGDTMSLGVAVPRRNVVSTLTSDTFLQAGATILIVAAALILFILHRNRSRIEALGLRREAAENDDDVLALIASGENGRLEFKQTLRFNLKSEKNGREIEHASLKTVSAFMNSDGGTLLIGVADDGTVTGFAEDQFGTGDHALLHFNNLVNQHIGPEFSRYIDAAIIPVHGQDVLRIHCIPAPVPAVLDMKKGEEFYVRSGPASRSLSLSQFYEWLKDH
- the argF gene encoding ornithine carbamoyltransferase: MPKHFLTILDIPKDEAKQVLLRAKEMKDNKVRTDLLAGKTLLLIFEKASTRTRVSFEVGVRQLGGDPVFITSKDSQLGRSEPLKDTARVLSRYADGLIVRTFGQEKLETLVEYGDIPVVNALTDEYHPCQIMADMLTMYERTPNLEEIKVAWVGDGNNMAHSFINGAVTFGYTLALACPEGYEPDKGIVENAERLGAKIIMTRDPAEAVRGAHYVNTDVWASMGQEEEQKKREVAFAGFEVNAALMAGAADNAKFMHCLPVHRGEEVSEDVFESPASIVWDQAENRLHMQKAILEWIYK
- a CDS encoding argininosuccinate synthase → MKKIDKVVLAYSGGLDTSIILKWIKNNYDCEVVTMTADLGQGEEMDGIEDKALATGAVKAYVEDLREEFVRDYVFPMFRANALYEGRYLLGTAIARPLISKRMVEIAEMEGAQAVSHGATGKGNDQVRFELATMALNPRLQTIAPWREWELKSRTDLMNFASENNISIPVSRKKPWSIDANLLHTSFEGGELEDPWNAPGPDCYRNITPPELCPDEPEEITIDFEAGDPIAINNVKYSPAALLAKLNEFGGKHGIGRVDMVENRFVGMKSRGVYETPGGTILAAAHRDLEGLCMDREMMHLRDSLIPKYAEMVYYGYWFSPEREALQAMIDKSQEKITGTVRVKLYKGNCVPLGRKSPFSLYNPELATFEEDYIYDQADAEGFIKLVGLRLKGRMQQSKWGGKDSEDSCE
- the argH gene encoding argininosuccinate lyase yields the protein MADKKMWGGRFAEGTAASMEAYSESVSFDRRLYAEDIRGSQAHARVLAKQGFLTEGEAMAICDGLDQVRAEIESGNFEWKTEMEDVHMNIESRLTDIIGPLGGKLHTARSRNDQVALDFRLHVGARLEGWQQALAALVDVFVARAEEHRNTMLPGCTHFQPAQPVSLAHHLLAYCQMFKRDYERVTDCLKRVRVMPLGAAALAGTTHPVNPQAVADDLGIREIFANSMDAVSDRDFVLEAVFAGSLVMAHLSRMCEEIIIWANPNFGYVKLPDQYSTGSSIMPQKKNPDACEIMRGKTGRVVGSLMGLLVLIKGLPMTYNRDMQEDKEPFFDADKTVSASLAIMADMFKQIEFVPEKMAATVKRGFLNATELADYLAAKGMPFREAHHITGAVVAHAEQKGVGIEDLELAELRKFSGDIGEDVYDVLDYAAAIERRTSPGGTGPESVAHQIDTLKVWLETV